In Bacillus toyonensis BCT-7112, a single window of DNA contains:
- a CDS encoding DUF3958 family protein, which produces MSQDIEKQINQVNQKLRSVFEEQDRNQSAIHIQEQAEADFYEWRGRSHRLFDRILGTWHGDREMSQFFMNTYQDAQHIERKVTFELENKKETLLKERRDLSNLENDLSYQQQQLAREVNA; this is translated from the coding sequence ATGAGTCAAGATATTGAAAAACAAATTAATCAAGTAAATCAAAAGTTACGAAGTGTATTTGAAGAACAAGACCGAAATCAATCCGCGATTCACATTCAGGAGCAAGCGGAAGCAGATTTTTATGAATGGAGAGGTCGAAGCCATCGTTTGTTTGATCGAATTTTAGGAACTTGGCATGGTGATAGAGAAATGTCTCAGTTTTTTATGAATACATATCAAGATGCACAACATATTGAAAGAAAAGTCACATTTGAATTGGAAAACAAAAAAGAAACGTTGCTTAAAGAAAGACGAGACCTTAGTAATTTAGAAAACGACCTTTCCTATCAACAACAACAATTAGCAAGGGAGGTCAATGCATGA
- a CDS encoding ribonuclease, producing MSLNMYLGEVQSQTQSMNAVCTATIQGMEQAIQSIDTFAVDTVLQGQTYSSAKSFFVQTFRPLAQGIICLCEELIRQNNAFPSQFQSQVASTDVIEQEILEQIREIDRMIASTEALNQTMPIPGMDAMVNLFTVMRQKLQEKLEHLYEFNYTSSSNYDTVLQLAASIATGLAEVQSGKGFSPASGTFSTQGLNMEWTTSIQAITEERARQAADSIEEGEMCGKLPEKSTGEKIWDGIVDGTGQAVSDTIDGIKALGDWETWENMGNAALHPIDTLSTMYNALSDSFINDVINGDAESRAKWGSYALTQVGLGLIGDKGLSKASKLGQAGKVTKLAKNKIPQAISHITSNLQLGDRFALAGGNSLRFRFDTPDFKKAEEKLSTYQFARGESNSGGSNFVNENHRSSLSNREIISNLQHTEKFRPNTLKHILEGEINWRGDAMGYHTEVLENTPGKIISGTEEILNDQGIYKARVEVNRIPKTGNRGFSTFFPKDWSPQKIVDNINEAYNNRTYEFGNTYSGIGLEGIRISMYIDGNGKIISAFPAE from the coding sequence ATGAGTTTAAATATGTATTTAGGAGAAGTACAAAGCCAAACTCAAAGCATGAATGCTGTATGTACTGCTACCATTCAAGGTATGGAACAAGCCATTCAGTCGATTGACACTTTTGCAGTTGATACTGTTTTACAAGGGCAAACATATAGTAGTGCAAAATCATTTTTTGTACAAACCTTTCGTCCTTTAGCGCAAGGAATCATTTGCTTATGTGAAGAGCTAATCCGACAAAACAATGCTTTTCCAAGTCAATTTCAGTCACAGGTAGCTTCAACTGATGTAATTGAACAAGAGATATTAGAACAAATTCGGGAAATTGACCGAATGATAGCAAGTACAGAAGCACTCAATCAAACTATGCCAATCCCAGGTATGGACGCTATGGTAAATCTTTTTACTGTCATGAGGCAAAAACTGCAAGAAAAATTAGAACATCTATATGAATTTAATTATACTTCTAGTAGTAATTATGATACGGTACTCCAACTAGCCGCTAGTATTGCGACGGGTTTGGCGGAAGTTCAAAGTGGAAAAGGCTTTAGTCCTGCAAGTGGTACATTTAGTACACAAGGGTTGAATATGGAATGGACAACTTCAATTCAAGCGATTACAGAAGAGAGGGCACGACAAGCTGCCGATTCAATTGAAGAAGGTGAAATGTGTGGTAAGCTACCTGAAAAATCTACTGGTGAAAAAATTTGGGACGGTATTGTAGATGGTACGGGACAAGCAGTTAGCGATACAATAGACGGAATAAAAGCTTTAGGAGATTGGGAAACATGGGAAAACATGGGGAACGCTGCTTTGCACCCTATTGATACCCTTAGTACCATGTATAATGCATTGTCGGATTCATTTATTAATGATGTAATAAATGGAGATGCAGAAAGTCGGGCAAAGTGGGGAAGTTATGCTTTAACACAAGTTGGATTAGGACTTATTGGTGATAAAGGATTAAGTAAAGCAAGTAAATTAGGGCAAGCGGGTAAAGTGACCAAACTAGCAAAAAATAAGATTCCGCAAGCTATTTCACATATTACAAGTAATTTACAATTGGGAGATCGTTTTGCTCTTGCTGGTGGAAATAGTTTGCGATTTAGATTTGATACGCCTGATTTTAAAAAAGCTGAAGAAAAGCTGTCGACCTATCAGTTTGCTAGAGGTGAAAGTAATTCTGGTGGGAGTAATTTTGTTAATGAAAATCATAGATCTTCACTTTCTAATAGGGAAATTATATCTAATTTACAACATACAGAAAAATTTAGACCAAATACACTCAAACATATCCTAGAGGGTGAAATAAATTGGCGTGGTGACGCAATGGGTTATCATACTGAAGTATTGGAGAATACACCTGGAAAAATAATTAGCGGAACAGAAGAGATATTAAATGATCAAGGCATTTATAAAGCTAGGGTAGAAGTGAATAGAATCCCTAAAACTGGAAATAGAGGATTCTCTACATTTTTCCCTAAAGATTGGAGCCCACAAAAGATTGTAGATAATATAAATGAAGCATATAATAATAGAACGTATGAATTTGGTAACACATATTCTGGAATAGGTTTAGAGGGTATAAGGATTAGCATGTATATAGATGGGAATGGGAAAATTATCTCTGCTTTCCCAGCGGAATAA
- a CDS encoding type II toxin-antitoxin system toxin: MKYPYSFEVLTNGKLVMRLPQEIKLMETFLGVEVSAFGDWILEEIHSVLNGKENYVVVNGNICGLEIRKDTTTVLDNLAEDGKGDFCEIETIELVDLIHIWQDKQKEFKKGKN; the protein is encoded by the coding sequence ATGAAATATCCATATAGCTTTGAAGTACTTACCAATGGAAAACTAGTTATGAGGCTTCCTCAAGAAATTAAACTTATGGAGACTTTTTTAGGCGTTGAAGTTTCTGCGTTTGGAGATTGGATTTTAGAAGAAATACATAGTGTTTTAAATGGGAAAGAAAATTACGTAGTAGTAAATGGAAACATTTGTGGTTTAGAAATTCGGAAAGATACAACTACTGTCCTAGACAATTTGGCTGAAGATGGTAAGGGAGATTTTTGTGAGATAGAAACGATTGAATTAGTAGATTTAATTCATATTTGGCAAGATAAACAAAAAGAATTTAAAAAAGGAAAAAATTGA
- a CDS encoding SMI1/KNR4 family protein has translation MKIKNGSELQSPNDELIESFEEYCEIKLPNDFIDFLKKYNGSIPITNVFSHEKNELLIERFLCLLEDPEDDDENGWYDIEVVLSDIDTRLTDDEDLTGINVIPFAVLFAGDFLCLDFREKEIPSVVVWYHEESEELNPVTSEVADNFSEFLSMLKE, from the coding sequence ATGAAGATTAAAAATGGTAGTGAACTTCAATCACCAAATGATGAATTAATTGAATCATTTGAGGAATATTGTGAGATAAAATTACCAAATGATTTTATAGATTTTTTGAAAAAATATAATGGCTCTATTCCAATTACTAATGTTTTTTCACATGAAAAAAACGAACTTTTAATTGAACGTTTCTTATGTTTGTTGGAGGACCCAGAAGATGATGATGAAAATGGTTGGTATGATATAGAGGTTGTATTATCTGATATCGATACTCGTTTAACGGATGATGAAGATTTAACAGGGATAAATGTTATTCCGTTTGCTGTTTTATTCGCAGGTGATTTTCTTTGTTTAGATTTTAGAGAAAAAGAAATACCATCTGTTGTGGTATGGTATCATGAAGAATCAGAAGAGTTGAATCCGGTAACTAGTGAAGTTGCAGATAATTTTAGTGAGTTTTTAAGTATGTTAAAAGAATAA
- a CDS encoding MFS transporter produces the protein MAQVKSNRVAGNIFKGSVGNLIEWYDWYVYSAFAVYFSAEFFPKGDPTSQLLNTAAIFAVGFLMRPIGSLLMGRYADRHGRRAALTLSITVMAGGSLIIACTPSYESIGIMAPIILVLARLLQGLSLGGEYGTSATYLSEMASSGRRGFYSSFQYVTLVAGQMVALGVQIVLQQLLSEPDMKAWGWRIPFIIGAMGAVAVLWLRRTMDESEQFSNIKSQKRESAGTISALMKHPKAVLTVVGLTLGGTVAFYTYTTYLQKFMVNTVGLPKEVVSWINFVALLIFVVLQPIAGLLSDKIGRRPLLMAFGILGTLLTAPIFFFMEKTTEPIVAFLLMMVGLIIVTGYTSINAIVKAELFPTEIRALGVGLPYALTVAIFGGTAEFIALWLKSIGMESLFYFYVAGCIAISFITYWRMDESSKTSQIEAELGGGDTLANNKSS, from the coding sequence ATGGCTCAAGTAAAATCAAACCGAGTCGCCGGCAATATTTTCAAAGGTTCAGTCGGTAATTTAATTGAATGGTACGACTGGTACGTTTACTCTGCTTTCGCTGTTTATTTTTCAGCAGAGTTCTTTCCTAAAGGAGATCCAACGAGTCAGTTACTGAACACAGCAGCTATTTTCGCAGTTGGATTTTTAATGCGCCCTATCGGAAGTTTATTAATGGGACGATATGCAGATCGGCACGGACGCCGGGCAGCATTAACGCTTTCGATTACGGTTATGGCGGGTGGTTCTTTAATTATCGCCTGTACACCTAGTTACGAAAGCATTGGGATTATGGCACCGATCATCTTAGTTCTTGCCCGTTTACTGCAAGGATTATCACTCGGCGGAGAGTATGGGACTTCCGCAACGTATTTATCTGAAATGGCTAGTAGTGGCCGCCGCGGTTTTTATTCAAGTTTCCAATATGTAACGCTCGTTGCTGGACAGATGGTTGCGTTAGGCGTTCAAATTGTTCTTCAGCAATTACTAAGCGAACCAGATATGAAAGCTTGGGGATGGCGTATTCCATTCATTATTGGAGCGATGGGCGCAGTAGCTGTATTATGGCTTCGCCGCACGATGGATGAATCGGAGCAGTTCTCAAACATAAAATCGCAAAAACGCGAAAGCGCAGGAACCATTAGCGCTCTTATGAAACATCCGAAAGCAGTATTAACAGTAGTCGGTCTAACACTAGGAGGCACTGTTGCATTTTATACGTACACAACATATTTACAAAAGTTCATGGTAAACACAGTCGGCCTTCCGAAAGAAGTTGTAAGCTGGATTAACTTTGTCGCACTACTTATATTCGTCGTACTTCAACCGATTGCAGGACTACTATCCGATAAAATCGGACGCCGTCCACTATTAATGGCATTCGGTATTCTCGGAACATTACTAACAGCACCAATCTTCTTCTTTATGGAAAAAACGACAGAACCAATCGTAGCATTTTTACTCATGATGGTCGGTCTGATTATCGTTACTGGTTACACATCAATTAACGCAATTGTAAAAGCAGAACTCTTCCCAACAGAAATTCGCGCACTAGGCGTAGGTTTACCATATGCACTAACAGTTGCGATATTCGGCGGAACAGCTGAGTTCATCGCATTATGGCTAAAGAGTATCGGAATGGAATCATTATTCTACTTCTACGTAGCTGGATGTATCGCGATCAGCTTTATTACGTATTGGCGTATGGATGAGTCATCGAAGACTTCGCAGATTGAGGCGGAGCTTGGTGGTGGGGATACACTAGCTAATAATAAATCTAGTTAA
- a CDS encoding ATP-binding protein, producing the protein MKKSQKVSLQTKIVCLIITLILFVVLLLAGIFVYIQSVDTKRQVEQLALQTAKSLSFMPAIKEAFQYNDHKSTIQSIAEQVREQAGADYVIVEDRYGFMYSHSNSELIGTKSNNPYNYEALTFGGYYTLEGNGVSGPALMAKAPIIVHNGDYDQVVGVVTVEFLIQGIESNILSRTKEIILFSLAVLLAGIVGGILLARSIRKDTLGLEPNEIAALYRERSAILLSIKEGIIAIDQNGFITMMNTSAEEMLQVNDDYMQQHISKVLPDFNMERVLETDQEIAFQDKVFILNMTPIIENNSTVGVVCSFRDKTELQNLVNTISEVRKYSEDLRAQTHEFTNKLFVLSGLLQLGHYKEAIEFIQQESTIHQSQNHILFHQIHDAKVQAILLGKIGTASEKKIDFHIEGDSALHPLPDHIKVSHLITILGNIIDNAFDAVNEREERNVSFFVTDIGHDIVFEVIDSGIGVPAEKITTIFQKGFSTKGNDRGYGLANVKEMVDLLEGTIEIQNEKNGGAIFTIYLPKTLREST; encoded by the coding sequence ATGAAAAAATCACAAAAAGTGTCGTTACAAACGAAAATAGTATGCTTAATTATTACGTTAATTTTATTTGTCGTTCTCCTATTAGCGGGAATATTTGTGTACATTCAGTCCGTTGATACGAAGCGCCAAGTGGAGCAACTAGCACTGCAAACGGCGAAGTCACTTTCTTTTATGCCAGCTATAAAAGAGGCCTTTCAATATAACGACCATAAAAGTACCATTCAATCTATTGCGGAACAAGTTCGTGAGCAAGCTGGTGCAGATTATGTAATTGTGGAAGATCGTTATGGGTTTATGTATTCCCATTCTAATTCGGAATTGATTGGGACAAAGAGTAACAATCCATATAACTATGAAGCACTCACTTTTGGAGGGTACTATACGCTTGAAGGAAATGGTGTAAGCGGTCCTGCTTTAATGGCGAAGGCACCTATTATTGTTCATAACGGAGACTACGATCAAGTTGTAGGCGTTGTGACAGTAGAGTTTTTAATACAAGGTATTGAATCTAACATATTGAGCAGAACGAAAGAAATTATCCTCTTTTCCTTAGCGGTATTATTAGCCGGAATTGTTGGTGGCATTCTTTTAGCGCGTAGCATTCGTAAAGATACACTCGGTTTAGAGCCCAATGAAATCGCAGCGTTATACCGGGAACGAAGTGCGATACTACTATCTATAAAAGAAGGAATCATCGCCATTGATCAAAACGGTTTTATTACGATGATGAACACCTCGGCAGAAGAAATGCTTCAGGTAAATGATGATTATATGCAGCAGCACATTTCAAAAGTTTTACCTGATTTTAATATGGAAAGAGTGCTAGAAACCGATCAAGAAATCGCATTTCAAGATAAAGTGTTTATTTTAAACATGACGCCGATAATCGAAAATAACAGTACGGTAGGAGTTGTATGTAGTTTTAGAGATAAAACAGAACTGCAAAACCTTGTGAACACAATATCTGAGGTAAGAAAGTATTCAGAGGACTTGCGTGCTCAAACGCATGAATTTACAAATAAGCTGTTCGTCTTATCTGGCTTATTGCAGTTAGGGCATTACAAAGAAGCGATTGAATTTATCCAACAAGAATCTACTATTCATCAAAGCCAAAATCATATTTTATTTCATCAAATTCACGATGCGAAAGTACAAGCTATTTTATTAGGAAAAATCGGAACAGCGTCTGAAAAGAAAATTGATTTTCATATTGAAGGAGATAGTGCGCTTCATCCGTTACCAGACCATATAAAAGTTTCGCACCTTATTACGATACTTGGAAACATAATCGACAATGCATTTGATGCGGTGAATGAACGAGAGGAAAGGAATGTTTCCTTCTTTGTTACGGATATTGGGCACGATATTGTGTTTGAAGTAATAGATAGCGGGATAGGAGTACCAGCAGAAAAAATCACGACCATTTTTCAAAAAGGATTTTCAACGAAAGGAAATGATCGCGGTTACGGACTAGCAAACGTGAAAGAAATGGTAGATCTACTAGAAGGAACAATTGAAATTCAAAACGAGAAAAATGGGGGAGCTATTTTTACAATTTACCTTCCGAAAACATTGAGAGAAAGTACATAA
- a CDS encoding response regulator yields the protein MLKVAIAEDDFRVAQIQEEFLLKIKDVKVIGKALNAKETIELLQKEEIDLLLLDNYLPDGIGTDLLPQIHADFPNVDVIMVTAANENYMLEKAIRNGVSNYLIKPVTLEKFIRTIEDYKRKKQLLHSNNEVNQALIDNFFGTSQIQDMKNLPTGVDPLTLQKVKGIIKGFEEGITIEEMGEQMGASRTTARRYLEYLVATNECTVEYTYGIIGRPERKYRIGRGL from the coding sequence ATGTTGAAGGTTGCAATTGCAGAAGATGATTTCCGCGTCGCGCAAATTCAAGAGGAGTTTTTATTAAAAATAAAGGACGTAAAAGTGATTGGAAAAGCATTGAACGCGAAAGAAACGATAGAACTACTACAAAAGGAAGAAATCGATTTGCTTCTATTAGATAATTACTTACCAGATGGAATTGGAACCGACTTATTACCACAAATTCATGCTGACTTTCCAAACGTTGACGTCATTATGGTAACGGCGGCGAATGAAAACTATATGCTAGAAAAGGCAATTCGAAACGGCGTAAGCAACTACCTTATAAAACCGGTCACGTTAGAAAAATTCATTCGCACAATTGAAGACTATAAAAGAAAGAAGCAATTATTACATAGTAACAATGAAGTAAATCAAGCACTCATCGATAACTTCTTCGGCACTTCGCAAATACAAGATATGAAAAACTTACCGACTGGTGTTGATCCGTTAACACTGCAAAAAGTGAAAGGAATTATAAAAGGATTCGAAGAGGGAATTACAATAGAAGAAATGGGAGAACAAATGGGAGCTTCCAGAACAACCGCAAGAAGATATTTAGAATATTTAGTAGCGACAAATGAATGCACAGTAGAATACACATATGGCATTATCGGAAGACCAGAACGAAAGTATCGAATAGGACGAGGACTATGA
- a CDS encoding tripartite tricarboxylate transporter substrate binding protein: MKKRLLLCIWIMTGVIAGCSSEKSHTNTVNIDKVEIVAPNVQGAGWDLTARAMQKTLTEEKIFTKPITVTNKVGGSGDVGWKYTKQKGGHILAINSSLLITNNLLGHSKLTYKDFTPLATLASDWEVVVVSKDSNIDNANELMEQLKQDKKNFKIGVAPGLGNDDHLSFVQVSKAFGINPAELQFFVYENKEKIINALTNKQIGAATMTLSEAEKQYKAGKIKILVVSAPKRLDRLPEIPTWKEQGINVIFQHWKGIMGPKDMTEEEVAYWDGVIKRMVESDSWKGILRERGWNSYYKDSGESKIFLEESYGWYGGMVEFSN; this comes from the coding sequence ATGAAAAAACGATTATTACTATGTATATGGATTATGACAGGAGTAATAGCTGGTTGTTCCTCGGAAAAATCCCATACGAATACAGTGAACATCGACAAAGTAGAAATCGTTGCGCCGAACGTTCAAGGAGCAGGATGGGATTTAACAGCGCGAGCGATGCAAAAAACGCTGACAGAAGAAAAAATCTTCACAAAACCAATCACAGTCACAAACAAAGTAGGAGGAAGCGGTGATGTCGGATGGAAATATACGAAACAAAAAGGCGGTCATATACTAGCGATTAACTCCAGCTTACTCATAACGAACAACCTACTAGGCCACAGTAAACTAACATATAAAGACTTCACCCCGCTCGCAACACTCGCATCGGACTGGGAAGTTGTTGTTGTATCAAAAGACTCAAACATAGACAACGCAAACGAATTAATGGAACAACTAAAACAAGACAAGAAAAACTTCAAAATCGGCGTTGCCCCCGGCTTAGGAAACGACGATCACCTATCCTTCGTACAAGTAAGCAAAGCATTCGGCATAAACCCTGCCGAACTACAATTCTTCGTCTACGAAAACAAAGAAAAAATCATAAACGCCCTAACGAACAAACAAATAGGCGCCGCAACCATGACCCTATCCGAAGCCGAAAAACAATACAAAGCCGGCAAAATAAAAATATTGGTCGTATCCGCACCAAAACGGCTAGACCGACTACCAGAAATCCCAACTTGGAAAGAACAAGGAATCAACGTCATCTTCCAGCACTGGAAAGGGATTATGGGCCCGAAAGATATGACAGAGGAAGAGGTTGCTTATTGGGATGGTGTGATTAAGAGGATGGTGGAGAGTGATAGTTGGAAGGGGATTTTGAGGGAGCGGGGTTGGAATTCTTATTATAAGGATAGTGGGGAGAGTAAAATCTTTTTGGAGGAGAGTTATGGTTGGTATGGGGGGATGGTTGAGTTTAGTAATTAA
- a CDS encoding PD-(D/E)XK nuclease family protein, translated as MDYNFEILSLLDNSMEFEKLHSKFNRFNPFKILKVDKFEIRHSNMIAWLLDPMENHHLGSMFVNKVLSRTFVKAENEELIGQYNFIKLHKQSLQDLEVFREVQAKNNKRIDILAISEAQKVAILIENKYKSLESDGQLQNYINFVSEKYEGYTIIPIFLSLDGSAPSHKSYLTLDYGDILNILKGQLEIYSEYTSSTIKDFLSYYIDILEGELVRDEEDIELALTVYKSHKAAVDFLCLNGNGKVVGKFVNKELLRAVKKLSAEEKEDLRKIYKKYAETLHFIHGAGNSVMREAFLQFVEKNQIPEDCYHEHIRIPSFIFEEWKQLDEIVGVPNHEWWLNNALITWFERKVDGRMKLIVEVGPLEYKQRLRLLYKLEENGITIKEKSKEAGSMYTRIYAGYENISDWADQDEILRVMNDMYNNADFNQVVAAIGDTIKGLVYGEEDSSSEIVAVESSQTDADTLANAFQLFAHEQKCQEGFYNIHHRLPSFIMPEFRKLEEQFGTPKWNWWLNNCAIMWFERLKDNRLKLTLEIGPLESQKRLALLTRIESKGRKISAAAKRPEASYTRIYTNTSNISNWSDEDIVIQAMNELFNDTDCQNVIQMLTDIAKEEVHI; from the coding sequence ATGGATTATAATTTTGAGATTTTATCACTTTTAGATAATTCAATGGAGTTCGAGAAGCTACATAGTAAGTTTAATCGTTTTAACCCTTTTAAAATATTGAAGGTAGATAAGTTTGAGATTAGACATTCTAATATGATTGCTTGGTTACTTGATCCTATGGAAAATCATCACTTAGGTTCTATGTTTGTAAATAAGGTCCTTTCTAGAACGTTTGTAAAAGCGGAGAATGAGGAGTTAATTGGTCAATATAATTTTATTAAGTTACATAAGCAGTCTCTTCAAGATTTAGAAGTGTTTCGCGAAGTACAAGCGAAAAATAATAAACGAATTGATATTTTGGCAATATCAGAGGCACAAAAGGTTGCTATTCTGATTGAAAATAAATATAAGTCATTGGAATCGGATGGCCAATTACAAAATTACATAAATTTTGTTAGCGAGAAATATGAAGGGTATACGATCATTCCAATTTTTTTAAGTTTAGATGGTAGCGCTCCAAGTCATAAATCGTATCTTACTTTAGATTATGGGGATATATTAAATATCCTAAAAGGGCAATTGGAGATTTATAGTGAGTATACGTCTAGTACGATAAAAGATTTCCTTTCCTACTATATTGATATATTAGAGGGAGAACTTGTTCGTGATGAAGAAGACATTGAACTAGCGTTAACAGTGTATAAGAGCCATAAGGCCGCTGTTGATTTTCTATGCTTAAATGGTAACGGAAAAGTAGTTGGAAAGTTTGTTAATAAAGAGTTGTTAAGGGCTGTAAAGAAATTGAGTGCTGAAGAAAAAGAAGATCTTCGCAAAATTTATAAGAAGTATGCTGAAACGCTCCACTTTATACATGGAGCTGGAAATAGCGTCATGAGAGAAGCATTTTTACAATTTGTAGAGAAAAATCAAATACCAGAAGATTGTTACCATGAACACATTCGCATTCCATCTTTCATTTTCGAAGAATGGAAACAACTTGATGAGATTGTTGGAGTTCCAAATCATGAGTGGTGGCTAAATAATGCTCTTATAACTTGGTTCGAAAGAAAAGTAGATGGGCGTATGAAGCTTATTGTTGAAGTTGGGCCATTGGAATACAAGCAGAGATTAAGGTTATTATACAAGTTAGAGGAAAATGGAATTACTATTAAAGAAAAATCAAAAGAAGCTGGATCCATGTATACAAGAATTTATGCTGGATATGAAAATATAAGTGATTGGGCAGATCAAGATGAAATTCTCCGTGTGATGAATGATATGTATAACAATGCTGATTTTAATCAAGTGGTGGCGGCTATAGGCGATACTATAAAAGGGCTTGTATACGGAGAAGAAGATTCTTCTTCTGAAATTGTTGCGGTAGAGAGTAGTCAAACAGACGCGGATACTTTAGCAAATGCTTTTCAATTATTCGCCCATGAACAAAAGTGCCAAGAAGGTTTTTATAATATTCATCACCGATTACCATCATTTATTATGCCGGAGTTTCGCAAACTAGAAGAACAATTTGGAACACCGAAATGGAATTGGTGGTTAAATAACTGTGCAATTATGTGGTTTGAACGTTTGAAGGATAATAGATTAAAACTGACGCTAGAAATTGGACCACTAGAATCACAAAAGAGATTAGCGCTATTAACAAGGATTGAAAGTAAAGGGAGAAAAATAAGCGCGGCAGCGAAAAGGCCAGAAGCGTCGTATACAAGAATTTACACAAATACAAGTAATATAAGTAATTGGTCGGATGAAGACATTGTTATACAGGCTATGAACGAGTTATTTAATGATACGGACTGTCAAAATGTTATTCAAATGTTAACAGATATCGCTAAAGAGGAAGTTCATATTTAA
- a CDS encoding helix-turn-helix transcriptional regulator: protein MSKLSNCLYMIELLHARGKMKISELAELLEVKERMVRIYRDDIEMAGIKIDTTKGRDGGYSLSNTSLFPIKNMSQQEMDALTFSIQKLVSKGNDIYSKDAQVALDKLNAVRKVETNKDRHIYFVQRSKPNYEFSNENQKYVQLQEALFTRRKVKIQYEKRFGERSERIIDPYGFVHYNEFFYCLAMCNDKKEKRMFKLSRMKDIRILYDTYKIPDNFDIREEFPKFGLMKEPLEVELLIYPPFAVSVPESIWGENQKIEHNDDGSILFRATMSGKESIKKWILGMGAAVEVIKPDSFRDDMIKEGRKLLKLYEK from the coding sequence ATGAGTAAATTAAGTAATTGTCTGTACATGATTGAGCTCCTGCACGCGAGAGGCAAGATGAAGATTAGTGAATTAGCGGAGTTATTAGAAGTAAAAGAGCGGATGGTCCGCATTTATCGTGATGATATTGAAATGGCTGGTATTAAAATTGATACAACTAAAGGAAGGGACGGTGGTTATTCTCTTTCAAATACATCGTTATTTCCTATTAAAAATATGTCTCAGCAAGAGATGGATGCGTTAACATTCTCTATTCAAAAACTAGTTTCAAAAGGTAATGATATTTATTCAAAGGACGCACAAGTAGCGTTAGATAAATTGAATGCAGTTCGGAAAGTTGAAACGAATAAAGATCGTCATATTTATTTTGTTCAAAGATCTAAGCCAAATTATGAGTTTTCTAATGAAAATCAAAAATATGTACAACTACAAGAAGCGTTATTTACAAGGCGTAAGGTGAAAATTCAATATGAAAAACGATTTGGTGAAAGATCAGAACGAATTATTGATCCGTACGGCTTTGTACACTACAACGAATTCTTTTATTGCTTAGCTATGTGTAATGATAAAAAGGAAAAACGTATGTTTAAACTATCTCGAATGAAAGATATTAGAATTTTGTATGATACATATAAAATACCCGATAATTTCGATATTCGAGAAGAATTTCCGAAATTCGGACTTATGAAAGAACCATTAGAAGTAGAGTTGCTCATCTATCCACCTTTTGCTGTATCTGTGCCAGAGTCTATCTGGGGAGAGAATCAAAAGATAGAACATAATGATGATGGGAGTATCCTCTTCCGTGCAACGATGAGCGGGAAAGAGTCAATTAAGAAATGGATTTTGGGAATGGGGGCGGCTGTAGAAGTAATAAAGCCTGATAGTTTCAGGGATGACATGATTAAAGAAGGAAGAAAATTGTTAAAGTTATACGAAAAGTAA